A window of Candidatus Abyssobacteria bacterium SURF_5 genomic DNA:
TTCATGAAATTGCCGCGGATTCACGCACGCAAACGCCGCGCTCCTTCAGAAACTCCTTGGCTTCTCTAATCGAGAATTTTTGGTAGTGGAATATCGAGGCGGCGAGCACCGCATCGGCGTGTCCATCGGCGAGGGCTTCGTATAAATGGTCGAGGTTGCCGGCCCCGCCCGAAGCGATAACCGGTATTGAGACACGCCGGGCGATTTCGCGCGTCAACTCTATGTCATAACCCTTTTGGGTACCGTCATAGTCCATGCTGGTGAGCAGGATTTCACCGGCTCCGAGCTGGTTCGCGCGCTCCGCCCAGGCAAGCGCATCGATTCCGGTCGGTGTTCGTCCGCCGTGGATGAAGACCTCAAAGCCGGCGGCTGTGCGCTTGGCGTCGATCGCGACAACAATGCACTGACTCCCGAAGCGGTCGGAAGAGCGCGCGATGATGCCGGGATCGTTTACCGCCGTGGTATTAATCGATATTTTGTCTGCGCCTGCCCGCAGCAGCTCACGAATATCCTCGATGGCGCCGATGCCGCCTCCCACAGTCAGTGGCATGAAAACCTGTTCTGCTGTTTTGCTCACAACAGAGAGCATGATGCCGCGTTTTTCATACGAGGCGGTAATATCGAGGAAAACCAACTCATCGGCGTGTTCCTGGTCGTACCGTTTTGCGACCTCGACGGGATCACCGGCATCACGGAGACCGACGAAATTGATTCCCTTAACGACGCGGCCGTCTTTCACGTCAAGGCAGGGGATGATTCGTTTGGCCAGCATCGTTTGTCCATTTCTTGTGGGAAAGAGGGTCGTCGGAAGGCTCAGGCACGGTCGAACGGGAGGTCTTGCTTCGAATGATCTTATCGACGGAAACGACGACTCGCTCAAGATTGTCCAGGCCGAGTCCTTCGCTCAGACGCGCCGCGATTTCCCGCTGAACGCTGTCGCCGACGCTCTTGAGATTTTGCTCCGACCATGCGCTGATGCCAGCACGAATGACCAGTTGATTCTTATTTTTCAGGGTGGTGACTCTCGTTTTCACGTTGCCGGCAAGACGTTGCTCCTGCAGGTGCTTGTTCAGGTAGTCTTCGATGGCGCGCAACGAAATGGAGATCGGCCCCTTCTCTCCCTCGAGAGTCAGGGTGGCCGGCGGAACGCTTCCGCGACCGGCGAGCCAGTAGAGAAACAGGCTCAGCAGGAACAGGACACCTC
This region includes:
- the hisF gene encoding imidazole glycerol phosphate synthase subunit HisF, with the translated sequence MLAKRIIPCLDVKDGRVVKGINFVGLRDAGDPVEVAKRYDQEHADELVFLDITASYEKRGIMLSVVSKTAEQVFMPLTVGGGIGAIEDIRELLRAGADKISINTTAVNDPGIIARSSDRFGSQCIVVAIDAKRTAAGFEVFIHGGRTPTGIDALAWAERANQLGAGEILLTSMDYDGTQKGYDIELTREIARRVSIPVIASGGAGNLDHLYEALADGHADAVLAASIFHYQKFSIREAKEFLKERGVCVRESAAIS
- the amaP gene encoding alkaline shock response membrane anchor protein AmaP, whose product is MSFIKSCISLLFCIVFFLGAVLLLLAGLMALNEQFTAMLIHSITRIDMPWLFIAGGGVLFLLSLFLYWLAGRGSVPPATLTLEGEKGPISISLRAIEDYLNKHLQEQRLAGNVKTRVTTLKNKNQLVIRAGISAWSEQNLKSVGDSVQREIAARLSEGLGLDNLERVVVSVDKIIRSKTSRSTVPEPSDDPLSHKKWTNDAGQTNHPLP